One Drosophila subobscura isolate 14011-0131.10 chromosome U, UCBerk_Dsub_1.0, whole genome shotgun sequence DNA window includes the following coding sequences:
- the LOC117901775 gene encoding uncharacterized protein LOC117901775, whose protein sequence is MLRLNEITFRKIALCVILSCLALYAYVCMDMDTGPKIENAYFVNNEGCKMIALDVTSPAIQSHMTKPPGEYTCNDETWFGSRLRSGNWYLELMRDIDQILIEHNIETETSIECEYDRFDGKSDSQMEHYRPVIFNLTHPYRWEVGPAIYLRVFCYHSKKLLHEDVHFFIQPPPPELLVKPNSLKKWGKDNASQPEEPLISVMILGLDSVSHLNFLRQMPRTAYYLRNEMSHVEFWGYNKVGLNSFPNLIAMLTGQSEEENENYWKPQKRMDDCPVIWKDFKQAGYNTTLGEDYPEYSLFNFLKPGFASMPTDHYLRPVVNTMLRVFSTESIAWCSAGRTLTDVLLEMVENLLPHMQRHPFFSLYWWSQGIHEYFNFASTIDQRFVGLLRHLEDTGITNNTFIFFMSDHGSRWGSFRRTFQGMLEDNQPMLFTLYPKWMKERYPLAIKNLESNSHSLITTYDMYETMRDLLHLDSLQDNRLKQKSSLLWKLRGSDTPRGVSLFLPVPSWRTCNTSNIPVAFCLCQKLTPLQLDDPTVALVARSALQSINQLLEPFPMCLQLELKAVVSAFSSVPHVTHKHDKRDFTVRFQTVPGDAYFEATSRLTDGVLNQAGEIIRIMHRNNNSNCISELQLEPFCYCAV, encoded by the exons ATGTTACGGCTAAATGAGATAACTTTTCGCAAAATTGCTCTCTGTGTGATCCTCTCGTGTCTGGCTCTGTACGCATACGTGTgtatggacatggacacgggacccaaaattgaaaatgcttaCTTTGTGAACAACGAGGGCTGCAAAATGATTGCACTGGATGTGACGAGCCCCGCGATACAGAGCCACATGACCAAGCCACCTGGAGAGTACACGTGCAACGATGAAACCTGGTTCGGTTCGAGGCTGCGGAGTGGCAACTGGTACCTGGAGCTGATGCGAGACATTGATCAGATTCTGATAGAGCACAACATCGAGACCGAAACTAGCATAGAGTGCGAGTACGATCGATTCGATGGGAAGAGCGACAGCCAAATGGAGCACTACAGACCGGTTATATTCAATCTGACACATCCATACCGCTGGGAGGTGGGACCAGCCATTTATCTACGTGTCTTTTGCTACCATTCCAAGAAACTACTCCACGAAGATGTGCACTTCTTCAttcagccaccgccgccagaaTTACTTGTGAAACCAAACAGCTTGAAGAAATGGGGAAAAGACAATGCATCTCAACCCGAAGAGCCGCTCATTTCAGTGATGATCCTGGGATTGGATAGTGTTTCCCATCTGAACTTTCTGCGCCAAATGCCACGTACTGCTTACTATCTCCGCAATGAAATGTCTCACGTCGAATTTTGGGGCTACAACAAGGTCGGTTTGAATTCCTTTCCGAATCTGATTGCCATGTTGACGGGGCAGAGTGAGGAGGAGAATGAAAATTACTGGAAGCCCCAAAAGCGCATGGACGATTGCCCTGTGATTTGGAAGGACTTTAAGCAGGCTGGCTATAATACCACATTGGGTGAAGATTATCCTGAATACAGTCTGTTTAATTTCTTGAAGCCTGGATTCGCCTCAATGCCAACTGATCACTATCTGCGTCCAGTTGTGAATACCATGTTGAGGGTCTTTAGCACAGAGTCCATTGCCTGGTGCTCGGCTGGCCGCACACTCACGGATGTTTTGCTGGAGATGGTCGAGAACCTGCTGCCCCACATGCAAAGGCATCCATTCTTCTCG TTGTACTGGTGGTCACAGGGCATTCATGAGTACTTCAACTTTGCTTCGACGATCGATCAGCGTTTCGTGGGACTACTGAGGCATTTGGAGGATACGGGTATCACCAACAATACCTTCATATTCTTCATGTCCGACCATGGTTCGCGATGGGGATCATTTCGTAGGACCTTTCAGGGTATGCTGGAGGACAATCAACCCATGCTGTTCACGCTCTACCCCAAGTGGATGAAGGAACGCTATCCGCTGGCCATCAAGAACCTGgagagcaacagccacagtctGATTACGACATACGATATGTACGAGACCATGAGGGACCTCCTCCACCTGGATTCATTGCAGGACAATCGTTTGAAGCAGAAGTCAAGTCTCCTATGGAAGCTACGCGGGTCTGACACACCTCGTGGCGTCAGCCTCTTCCTGCCAGTACCATCGTGGCGCACTTGCAACACTTCCAACATTCCTGTTGCATTTTGTCTGTGCCAAAAACTGACTCCCCTTCAATTGGATGATCCCACGGTAGCACTTGTGGCACGCTCAGCTCTACAATCGATTAATCAGCTTCTAGAACCCTTTCCCATGTGTCTTCAGCTGGAGCTCAAGGCTGTGGTCAGCGCGTTCTCTTCGGTGCCGCATGTGACCCACAAACATGACAAGAGAGACTTCACCGTGCGCTTTCAAACGGTTCCAGGCGATGCTTACTTTGAGGCCACATCGAGACTGACGGATGGGGTCTTGAACCAGGCAGGAGAGATCATTCGTATTATGCatcgcaacaacaacagcaactgtaTTAGCGAGCTTCAGTTGGAGCCCTTTTGCTATTGTGCAGTGTAG